Proteins encoded within one genomic window of Manis pentadactyla isolate mManPen7 chromosome 4, mManPen7.hap1, whole genome shotgun sequence:
- the MYCBPAP gene encoding MYCBP-associated protein, with protein MKPLKKESGFRVSPGRLSEVEENLKEKKRAKVPEQPTHPIQEEPETVSNVLQGDDILALAIKEEDLKKQHIPHFIKTEDKPVITQKFIIRKLKPKDHRKKVCHLVARPATPEAAAKPLDYSGPGDSLLGRDEILPHHILGSLQDFKRIAVARGNTQVAELIPTPPCLMTLNSAEDEPKQQAPKEAKAQPWAPPPQHNFLKNWQRNITLRKRQQEALSKLLKKPVGELLMHSGETYRRIQEERELIDRALPTVHDGKACEETTGFWGRLEYLGDEMTGLLMTKTKSQRGLREPIAHVRKPLSIQEEMGLKFQKDAWYRYTWDRSLFLVYRRKELQSIMAELGFSQQDIDGLEVVGRGQAFSTVEVEDYSVFESSQESPAEDTLSLDLLASCPDAVPMPVLGPSLLFCGKPARWIRGSNPQDKKHVGIAVRLTFETLEGEKTSSELTVVNNGTVAIWYDWRRQSQLDSFQDLKRNRMQRFYFNNREGVILPGETKSFTFFFKSLNAGIFREHWEFRTHPTLLGGAILQVNLHAVSLTQDIFRKERKLIENKLAAHEAVTIVESVLQELLRGVLTPERAQSPVDAYLTEEDLFHHRNPQLYYQHQVVQNLHGLWRQYVMLPAKAEEARPDEEEHVSPRPRAAMAQSAYLEKASVNVKPSVAHCKSPVLETQLPGQDNEALSDSQDSFRSQKPGMGVKGSQWKSVMEEILVEGSPDLERAKSPWELDGLLPPEWNLCLETFRKAMMALPEENQREDALIRLNKATLELYQEQRPLQSDFLHQTCLQLWRDMIDSLVSYSLWLRALLGLPEKEIIYLDMPEEQDRKSPPVTEVKVAAGRAGKEDRRGAAQEKRHLGIRDKEDTKGAKLPGKEERLNSKKLKAKDNKKPMKSLSQDRLLVEDPVPDCTTPSQEAPDPLVMEKYTERLHTEVYALLEALVTDLMVLADELSPTKDVEEPLHLCT; from the exons ATGAAGCCCCTAAAGAAGGAATCCGGCTTCAGAGTATCTCCAGGCAGATTATCGGAGGTTGAAGAAAACTTGAAAG AAAAGAAGCGGGCAAAGGTACCTGAACAGCCCACGCACCCCATTCAGGAAGAACCTGAGACTGTCAGTAACGTCCTACAAGGAGATGACATTCTTGCCTTAGCCATTAAGGAGGAAGACTTGAAGAAG caaCACATTCCTCACTTTATTAAAACAGAAGATAAACCTGTCATCACCCAGAAATTTATCATCCGTAAACTCAAACCCAAGGATCACAGGAAGAAGGTCTGCCACTTAGTAGCACGTCCTGCTACTCCAGAAGCAGCTGCAAAACCCCTGGACTATTCTG GTCCAGGTGACAGCTTACTTGGCAGGGATGAAATTCTGCCCCACCACATCTTGGGGAGTCTCCAAGATTTTAAGAGAATTGCAGTTGCTCGAGGGAACACCCAG GTGGCTGAGCTGATACCCACCCCGCCCTGTCTGATGACCCTCAACTCAGCTGAAGATGAGCCGAAGCAGCAAGCCCCAAAAGAAGCAAAGGCACAGCCCTGGGCACCACCTCCTCAGCACAACTTTCTGAAAAATTGGCAGCGAAACATAACCCTGCGGAAGAGGCAGCAGGAAGCTCTCAGCA AGCTCCTGAAGAAGCCGGTGGGCGAGCTGCTGATGCACAGCGGGGAGACCTACAGGCGCATCCAGGAGGAGCGGGAGCTCATTGACCGAGCGCTTCCCACAGTGCATGACGGGAAG GCCTGTGAGGAGACCACTGGGTTCTGGGGTCGACTGGAATACCTGGGAGATGAAATGACGGGTCTGCTAATGACGAAGACAAAGTCCCAGCGTGGCTTAAGGGAACCGATCGCTCACGTGAGGAAGCCCCTCTCCATCCAGGAGGAGATGG GATTGAAGTTCCAGAAAGATGCTTGGTACCGCTACACGTGGGATCGGAGTCTGTTTCTGGTCTACCGGCGCAAGGAGCTGCAGAGCATCATGGCAGAGCTGGGTTTCAGTCAGCAG GATATTGATGGCCTGGAGGtggtgggcagagggcaggcttTCTCGACAGTTGAAGTGGAAGACTATTCAGTGTTTGAAAGCAGCCAAGAAAGCCCCGCTGAGGACACGCTGAGCTT AGATTTATTAGCCAGCTGCCCTGATGCGGTTCCCATGCCTGTTCTTGGCCCTTCTCTGCTTTTCTGTGGGAAACCAGCTCGCTGGATCAGAGGCAGTAACCCACAGGACAAG AAGCATGTTGGAATCGCTGTCCGCTTGACCTTTGAAACTCTAGAAGGGGAGAAAACGTCTTCAGAACTGACCGTGGTCAATAATGGCACGGTGGCCATTTGGTATGACTGGCGACGGCAGTCCCAGCTGGACTCTTTCCAAGACCTGAAAAGAAACAGGATGCAACGGTTTTACTTTAATAATCGGGAAG GTGTGATTCTGCCTGGAGAAACTAAAAGCTTTACCTTCTTCTTCAAGTCTTTGAATGCTGGCATCTTCAGGGAACACTGGGAGTTCAGAACCCACCCCACCCTATTAGGGGGTGCTATCCTGCAGGTCAATCTCCACGCAGTCTCTCTGACCCAGGACATTTTTAGGAAAGAGAGGAAGTTAATAGAG AACAAGCTAGCTGCCCATGAAGCAGTCACCATCGTGGAGAGCGTGCTGCAGGAGCTGCTGAGGGGGGTCCTGACCCCGGAGCGTGCGCAGTCACCTGTGGACGCCTACCTCACGGAGGAGGACTTGTTCCACCACAGGAATCCTCAG CTGTATTACCAGCACCAAGTGGTGCAGAACCTGCATGGGCTGTGGCGCCAGTATGTGATGTTGCCTGCCAAGGCCGAGGAGGCCAGGCCAGATGAGGAGGAGCACGtgagccccaggcccagggctgccaTGGCCCAGTCGGCCTATCTGGAGAAGGCCTCAGTGAACGTCAAGCCTTCTGTGGCGCACTGTAAGAGCCCAGTCTTGGAAACCCAGCTGCCTGGGCAGGATAATGAGGCCCTCAGCGACTCCCAAGATTCTTTCAGGTCCCAGAAGCCTGGAATGGGGGTCAAGGGTTCTCAGTGGAAGAGCGTCATGGAGGAGATCCTGGTGGAGGGGAGCCCAGACCTGGAGAGGGCCAAGAGTCCCTGGGAGCTGGATGGCCTGCTGCCACCTGAGTGGAACCTCTGCCTGGAGACCTTCAGAAAG GCAATGATGGCACTTCCTGAGGAGAACCAGAGAGAAGATGCCCTCATCAGACTCAACAAAGCAACCCTGGAGCTGTACCAGGAGCAGAGGCCGTTGCAGTCAGACTTCCTGCACCAGACATG TTTGCAGCTGTGGCGGGATATGATTGACAGCCTGGTGAGCTATTCCCTGTGGCTGAGGGCTTTGCTGGGCCTGCCTGAGAAGGAGATCATCTATTTGGACATGCCAGAAGAGCAAG ATCGAAAATCGCCTCCTGTCACAGAGGTGAAGGTAGCTGCTGGGAGAGCTGGGAAGGAGGACCGCCGAGGGGCTGCCCAGGAAAAGAGGCATTTGGGGATCAGAGACAAAGAAGATACAAAAGGAGCCAAGTTGCCAGGGAAAGAG GAACGTTTAAACAGCAAGAAGCTCAAGGCAAAGGATAACAAGAAACCGATGAAATCTTTGAGTCAGGACAGGCTTCTGGTGGAAGACCCTGTCCCTGACTGCACTACCCCTTCTCAGGAAGCTCCAGACCCTCTGGTCATGGAGAAATACACTGAGAGGCTGCACACTGAG GTCTATGCGCTGCTAGAGGCGCTGGTGACTGACCTGATGGTCCTGGCTGATGAGCTTAGCCCCACAAAGGATGTTGAAGAGCCTTTGCACCTTTGTACCTGA